The window AATTAGCTCGATATTCAAATTCTTGTCGGTCACTTGGCAGATTAGTCTGTCGATAATAATAAAGTACTTGTTGTAGCTTATCTAATAGTAGTTTACCATCATTTTCTTCAGAAAACTCATTAGCGGTTTCCTCTAATAGATAAGCAATTTCCAATCCTTTATCATCTTCAACTGTAATTTCTCGCAAAATATTTGCCATACGTTCAAGTGACTGCAATTGTAATTCACGCATCGAAAAATAGGATTGAAAATAACTTTGATCACTAAAAAAATGATTTTCGGTATGTGTTTTAGCCCATCTTCTAGCTGAAGCGAGTTCTTCTTTAGCATGAATAATTTCATCTTGTGATGTTACCGTCTGATGACTAGCTAATCGTTTAGCATAATCACGAATAATCGCCTGAATTGACTGATCAATATTTTGTTGTTTGTGACGTAACGTACTTGATAAATCTGGCATGTAAAGATTCGCTAATAATGCACAACCTACTCCTAACATCATTAACGAATACGCGTTTATGATATTAGAAAGCGTCATCTCTTGATACACGATAAACTGCGAAATCAACACAGAATTAACCGCAATTCCTTCATTTAATTTAAACCCATTTGATAAGGTAATAAACACCAACAAAAACAGACCAAAACCTAAGGCATTATATCCTACTAAATGATACACCACAAATGCAAGAACTAACGCTAAGGTTAGCGACAACAAGCGTTCAAAACCAACTTTCAATGTTGAACGTTTAGTTGACGTCAAACTCAATATGGCAATGATACCCGCTGAGGCTGGATTCAATAAATGTAATTGTTGCGCAATAAAAATCGCGATTGGGGCGCTTATCGCCGTTTTCAACGTTCGCAAACCAATTTTCACATTTTCACCTTCTTTTCTTTATCTTATCATATTTTTCAAAACACGCCATCACACGATTCGATATTAATAAATTTTTATTAATTAGATAGCATGATTCTATTCATTATTTGCTATAATAATAGTATCCATAAAAAAAGGAGCGAATTTTATGACAGTAGGACAATTCAGACTTGGTTATCGTACAATGAAAACCGTTCTTGCGGTCTCCATTTGTATTCTTGTCTTTAGTTTTTTTGACAATCATACACCAGTAATTGCTTGTCTATCTGCAATAGTCGCCTTAAGAGAAGACATGCCTAAAACCTATTCTTTTGGAGGTCTTCGTGTATTAGGAACCATCGTTGGAAGTATCGCGGCGGTATTGTATTACTTTATGCAACAACCTTTTGAAAATAAAGATCTCGCAACATTCCTTTTAATCCCCTTTTTTGTTGGCTTACTAATTGTAGTAAATGATGGATTAAATTTAAACAAAGGAATTGTAGCAAGCGAGGCAACTTTTTTAATTATCGTCTTTACGATTCCGCAAAATCAAGCGCTTATCTATATTTTTGAACGAACATTTGATTCTTTTGTCGGTGTTTTTATTGCATTAACAATCAATCGCTTAATCAAACCACCTGCTGAGTCCCTGGAACAACAGCCTACGGCAAAAGAAAAAATCGTATTATTAGAACAAGAACTCGCTGAATTAAAACAAGAAGTAAATGAAAACACGCCACAAAAAAAATAACTTTGCGTATACCTTTATATCATGCGAAATCTTTCGTATAATATAAAGGTAATTTTATAGAAAGTAGTGACATAATGAGTAAAAAATCATCTAAAAAAGCCTACAAAAAATCCAAATGGTATACTTGGGGGGCAATTATCGTCCTAATCCTTAGCCTTCTGGGAGTTAAAGTACCTGGCGTTGTAACAGATTTTTTTGAAATAAATAATGGAACGGCTAAGCAAACCGATGTTGGTCATCAAACATCTACTGTTCCTAAAGAAAGTGGCAAATCTACCTTCACTAATAAGGAACTTGAACTTTCTAACAAAGGTTGGATTACCTATCAAGCATTGGATAAGTTAGGGCGTCCTACTGGAGCTGACGCTTTACTTACCAAATCAATGATTGGGACAGGTTCTAAAGCTAATAAAGAGATCAAACCACCTGGCTTTATCTCTGGTCTTTCACCTTATGGACATTCACGCGGTCATTTAATTGGCAATCAATTTGGTGGTAGCGGTAACGAAAAAAAGAATTTGGTGACGATTTACCAAAATCCCGTTAACAGTCCATATATGACGTCATATGAAGGGAAAGTAAGAGACGTATTAAATCGTGGAGGCGTTGTAAGATATCGTGTCGTCCCTTTATATGACGGGGATAAATTGATGCCTGCCGCTATTGAAATGCAAGGGAAAAGTCTTAAAGGTAAAGCTTTAGATTTCAAAGTTATTATCCCAAATGTGGTAGAACAGGAGGCCACCAATGAATGAATGGCAAATTGATAGTTTAGCAAGTCTTGACGATAACGTAAGTTCCTTTAAAGAATTTATCAAAAGTCAATCTATCTATGAACTGGATAATTATTTCATTTTAGAATATCCAAGAATTGAGCGTATCTTTCAATTAACACTTGATCAACTCCATTATGCTGATACCCTTCCTAAGGATTTCTTGCTTGCCAACGATGCTCAAGTAGTGGCCATGACCATTGATGGGGATTTCATCGTCGCTAATGATTTTCACACATGGGTAATTGAGCGTTCATTCTATATAGAAGATATCGAATGCTTTATATTACCGATTAATAAATGGTGGATAGCTTATTTCAATCAAACGTTAAGCTCATCCATCCTCAGTCTCTAATAAAAAGAAGGGAAGTAAGCCCATGAGCCTACTTCCCTTCTTTTTTATTATAATTCTTCTTCGTCTTCTTCATCTTCATAATCTAAATCACTGTCTAGATCATCTTCATGAACGATAGTTAATTCATCTTCAACGCCTTCTGGAATATCATCTTCATCGTCGATATCATCTGCGCCTAATTCAGATAAGTCTTTATTATATTCTGCAATTTCTTCATCATCTTCATCTTCATCGATGTAATCATCATCATCAACACTTAAATCACTATCTTCTGGATCATCATCATTGTAATCAATTGCATCTTCATCACTGTCGATAAAGGCATTAACACGTTTACGTTTTTTACGTACTGGACGATCGTCTTCATCTTCATCTTGATAGTTAGATACTTCTTCATCGATTGAGTCAATTGGATACCATGAACGTAATCCCCAACGATTTTCTCCTAAAGAAATAAAACTACCATCGATATTTAAATCTGTATAGAATTGTGATAGTTCTTCACGAATCACACTATCAGATTTCCCTAAATAATTTTGGATTTGGTTAACAAGATCAGAGAAATCAATAATCTCCCCACGCTCTTCTAAAATCGCATGTGCTACTTCAATCATTGACAATTCTTCTTTATTGACACCATCAAACGCTTTAATCTCCAAATCATTACACGTCCTTTCAAAGTCTACTGTTTATCATACAATATTTTGGTACTAAAAATCAATCCTAAATGTTAATTACGCTGTAAATTGTAGGCGTAAATGATAGACGCCTAATTTATCTTCTCCTGCATGTAACTCATAATCAATTAACACGTTTCCTGAGATAGGTTTATCCATTAATGTCACACGTAGATTGTTGGTCACCGTCTTAATTGGAATAATGCCATACGGTGTGTGATAATTGGCTTCAAATTCTTTTTGGTAAGAAAAACTTAGACGCATTCTTTGATGATCCGCCCGAATCAAATGGACTGTTCCATCTGGTTCAATTTTAATGGTCACATTGACCGGTTGAGCTTCTGCTTCATTTTTATTAACGGGCTCTTGATAACGAATATAGATATTATCACCCACTTGGACAAATTGTCCTAACACATCAAAATAATGTTCATCCATTTGCTCATTTTGAAAAATTTCTGTTCTTAATTGAATAGAAATTGGTAAGTCATTTCGTTCAGTCATTTTTAACACCTGCTTATTCGTTAGTGAGTCTAGTGTATCAAATTTTAGCTTATTTGTCTTTATTGCGTATCTTTTTATAGAAGAAAAAGTTAGAAGATTACCTTTTCTGTTCATTTCCTATATAATAGTAATTAGCTAACACAAAGGAGCGTTATTCATGCTAAAAAACTATTATCAATTTTTAACTCATCTATCGCCTGTCCTGTATGATCAAGCGATAATAACGCCAGAAAGACAGTTTACACCTTTTGCTTTCACGGATATGTTAACAACGCAGATGTCTGCAAATGGACAACCTGTCTTACACTACTGGCAATTAGATCAATCTGTCATTCTAGGGATGAAAGATTCTCGTGTACCTCTATTTAAAGACGCTTTAACGTCATTAACAGATAAAGGTTATCATGTCATGTTACGTAATTCTGGGGGACTAGGGATTGTTGCCGATCAAGGTATCTTGAATATTTCATTTATCTTGCCTAACCCTGATACACACACACTTAATATTTCATCAGCCTATGAATTGGTTATGGCAATCATTCAAACAGCCTTTGCTGATTTCTCACAAACCATCGAGGCTAAAGAAATAACAGATTCTTATTGCCCAGGTGATTATGATTTGAGTATCAATGGGCAAAAATTTGCAGGTATCGCTCAACGAAGAATTAAGAATGGTATCAGTGTCATGATTTATCTAAGTGTCAATGGTAATCAACAAGCCCGTGGTGAATTAATGCATGCATTTTATCAAATTGGTCTGGGAGATGACTTTGGCTCAAACGGTTATCCTCCTGTTAATCCTCATTCGATGGCAAATTTAGAAACTTTATTACAAACTGAGCTCTCTATTGATGAAGTCAAATCAAGGGTGACCGCAGCATTTCAACAATTATTTACCACTCCATTAGCCAGCATGGATGAAGAATATTTTACGTCTGATATCGCGACTAATGAGGCAATGGCACGACAAGTTGAACGAATGACTGATCGTAATGAGCTTATTACAACACTTATAGGAGGACTAGATGGAGATATCGTATAAACACCAGCTATTACCCATTGAAAAAGTTTTTAAAGATCCTGTCCATAATGATATTCAAGTACAGCATCAAGTAATATTAGATTTAATTAACGCTAAAGAATTTCAGCGTTTAAGACGAATTAAACAGTTAGGAACGGCTTCGTTTACCTTTCATGGCGGAGAGCATAGCCGTTTTTCACATTCATTAGGAGTATATGAAATCACCCGCCAAATTTGTGATATTTTTGAACGGAATTTTTCTATTGAAAAAGATCCTATTGACGGTTGGAACGATGAAGAACGATTAGTCGCTTTATGCGCTGCGCTACTTCATGATGTAGGACATGGTCCTTATTCACATACATTTGAAGCGATTTTTTCTACTAATCATGAACAGTTTACAGTGGATATTATCACGTCCCCTTTTACTGAAATCTATCAAATATTAAACAAAGTAGAAGATGGTTTTCCACAAAAAGTGGCAAGTGTCATTACAAAACAGTACCCTAATCAACAAGTCGTTCAGATGATTTCCAGTCAAATTGACGCTGACCGAATGGATTACTTATTAAGAGACGCCTATTTTACAGGAACTCAATATGGAACCTTTGATTTAACTCGTATTTTACGTGTCATTCGTCCATATAACAAAGGAATTTGTTTCACTACTAACGGGATGCATGCTGTAGAAGATTATATTGTGAGTCGTTATCAAATGTACATGCAAGTTTATTTTCACCCTGTTTCTCGTGGTATGGAAGTGATTTTAGATCATTTATTAAAATATGCTGAACAACTATTCAAAGAATCACCTGATTTCTTTGAACGAACGTCTCCACTTCTTGTACCATTTTTAGAAAAAAGCGAGACATTGAGTGATTATTTAAAGTTAGACGACCATGTTTTGAATAGTTATTTTATGATGTGGTGTGATCATCCTGATGAAACATTGAGTGATTTATCAAAACGATTTTTAAATAGAAAACCTCTCAAGTCAGTTAAATTTGTCACAGGTAAAGACGAACCTCTCATTGAAGACATGAAACAATTAATTGAAAAAATTGGCTACGATACAGCAATTTATACAGCAATCAACACCAGCTTTGATTTACCATATGATTTTTACCGACCAAATGCCGTCTCTTCACGCACTCAGATTGAGCTAATGGAATATGACGGAACATTAATTGAATTATCCAAACAAAGTTCACTTGTCCGTGCGCTTGCGGGAGAAATACATGGGGATGAACGTTTTTATTTTCCTAAAGAAATGCTAACCCAATCAGATAATCTTTTTAACGATATTTATCGAATGTTTCAATGTTACATTCACAACGGAAAAATTACAAAGCCAAATTAAGGAGAGAACACATTGAGTATAAAACTAGTTGCTATAGATATTGACGGAACATTAATTAATTCTAATCACCAATTAACAGAAAAAACAATCGAGGTTATTAAGAAAAAAGCCGCCGAAGGAATGAAAATCGTCATTGCTTCAGGGCGTCCTTTAATCGGAATGTTAGAGGTCGTTGAACAACTTGGTCTAACAACCGAACATGATTATATTATCAGCTACAACGGAGCGTTGGCAGTCAAAGCTCATAATCATGAACCTTTTGTTGAACATTCACTAACCTATGATGATTTGGTTAGTCTTAACGCACTAAGTAAGGAAGTCAACGCACACTATCATTATGCAGATTTAGAAGCGATTTACACCCCTCATCGTCGCATTAACCCCTACTCTGTTCATGAAGTTACATTAACTGGAATGCCTTTAGAACATCTGCCATTTGAAGAGGTCGATCCATCTAAGAGTATTTGTAAATTAATGTTTATTGATCCTGAAGAAGAAATCACACGCATCATGAAAGAAATTCCTGAATATTTTCATGACCGCTACAATATTGTCAGAAGTGCCCCTTTCTTCTTAGAATTCTTAAATAAAGATGCTAGTAAAGGACTAACCTTAAAGAATCTTGCTGAAAAACTAGCGATCGATCCATCAGAAATCATGGCGATTGGCGACAACGAGAACGATATTTCTATGCTTGAATATGCTGGTCTTGGTGTTGCAATGGGCAATGCGACTGAAAAAACCAAAGAATATGCGCAAAAAATTACGTTATCAAATGATGAAGACGGTGTCGCGTATGCCTTAGAAAACTTTACCAAGTAAGCACTTCTCTTTATTAAGCACTTAATAATTGCTAGAATAGGACTATATGTTATTTCAAGGAGGAAACCAATATGAAAATGGCACATACATGTGTACGTGTAAAAGATTTAGAAGCATCAATTGAGTTTTATGAAAAAGGATTCGGTTTTGAAGTAAGCCGTCGTCGTGAATTTCCAGAACACAAATTCACATTAGTCTACATGGTATTACCTGGCGATGATTACGAGTTAGAATTAACGTATAACTATGATCATGAAGCCTATGACTTAGGTAATGGTTACGGACATATTGCAATTGCAACAGATGATTTAGAAGGATTACATGCTAAACATTCTGAATTAGGATTAAACGTTACACCACTTAAGAACTTACCTGGTGTACCACCTTCATACTACTTTGTTATTGATCCAGATGGCTATAAAGTAGAAATCGTACGCTTCAAAAAATAATGACTAAAAGAAGTTATGGCAAAAATAATTGTCATAACTTCTTTTTATTTCGATCCTTTTTCTGTTAAAATAAAAGTATATATTACTTAAACAAGGAGGCTTAAGATTGAAATCATTCAACAATAGTTTAGAAGAAAAACATTATTTTGAAACACAAGCCACCGAGCAAGAGTTTTTAGCTTGGTATAATCGCCAAGAACAACCCAAATATGAAAAACCATCTGTTACTGTCGATAATGTCTTATTTAGTTACGATAAAGCCTCAGATGATTTAAAAATATTATTAATTCAACGTAACACGCACCCTTATCGCCTATCATGGGCGTTACCGGGAGGATTTGTAAATTCTAACGAATCGACTGAACAAAGTTGCATTAGAGAGACCAAAGAAGAAACCAATGTCTCCATTACCAATGCCAATATTGAACAATTACATACATTCAGTACGCCTCATCGTGACCCACGTGGTTGGGTCATTACCGTCAGCTATTTAGCCTTTATTGGTGAAGAACCTTTAGTTGCTGGAGATGACGCTAAAGAAGCTTACTGGTTTTCTTTAGTAAGAGATAATCATCTTCTTTACCTTAAACACGATAAACAAGAACCTATCATTCTTGATCTCAATACCGAAGCATCTATTGGCCAAAACCAATTAGCCTTTGACCACAGTCAAATCATTTTAAAAGCCTTCAAACGTGTGGAAAATAAAATGTATCATGAACCACGTATTTTGCAAGTTTTAGGAAAAGATTTTTCAATCACAGATGCTAGAAAAGTATTCGCTAAATTTTTAGGTGTTTCTTACCGAAACATTGACCATTCAAACTTCAAAAAATCATTATTGCCTTATCTTAACGAAGTAGGTGAACGTCCTACCGGGATTGGACGCCCATCAAAATTTTATGAATTGACGTTGAACCATTAAGACTAAAACAAATTAAAAATAGCTCGTATTACCTGCTGATTGGTAATACGAGCTGTTTTCTATAAATCATGGTATTCCTTGTAGATATCTTGCTTCTTCATGCCACGTAGTTTAGCAACTTCTTTAATCGCGGCTTTTGAACTTAATTGGTTATCACTCATCAGTGTTTCAACATGTTCCTTAATAGTTAAAGAAAGTTGTTCTTCATGAAGTGTAGACAATTGTTCTTGCCCTCCACCAATCATCAAGCAACATTCACCTTTAATCTCATGTTCACCCAGATATTCTAATAATTCACGAATAGAACCACGTAAATATTCTTCATGAATCTTCGTTAACTCACGACATAAAACAACGGGATGTGTTTCAGGATATATCTCCAACATATTTTCTAATGTCGTTTTCACACGGTAAGGTGATTCATAAATAATTTGCGTTTCTTCACGGCCAATTAATTTTTGAAATATCGCTTTTTGTTCGCCTTTTTTACGTGGTAAAAAGCCAACAAATGTGAATGTATCCGATGGTAACCCTGAAGCAATCAATGCAGTTACTCCTGCTGTGGCACCTGGTAGAGAAATAACACGAATGTTTTCTTCAATGCACGCCTTAACTAAATCATGACCCGGATCACTAATTGATGGCATCCCGGCATCACTCACTTGCGCAATAGATTGACCTGCTTGTAAGTAATCAATTAGCTCTGGTATTCGTTGTTGACTATTATGCTCATGAAAACTAATTTGATTCACTTTAATATCAAAATGATTCAATAATTTTTGTGTATTACGTGTGTCTTCGCTTGCTACAAAGTCAACGGTTTTTAATATGTTTAAAGCGCGATAACTGATATCTTCTAAGTTTCCAATTGGCGTTGGTACAAGATATAAACAACCTTGACTGTCTAATTCTTTATAACTCTTTTGTCTGTTCACAACTTTACTCCTCAAAACATTTATTTTCTACTACATTTCCCTTGAACCAATTAACAAAAAAGTTGGGATCAGGCTACCTGTCTCCCAACTTTTTTCACTTGCGTTCACCGTATATAACATCCAAACAAAAGGCACATTCTTCATCATTTTCACGTCTTGATCCGTAATAAACATTACAAACATGGAATCCTTCTTCATAAATTTTTTCTAGATTCATACGTGATTTTGATAATTCGTTCTTTCCTGATGATGTAGCAGACGCTTCTTTTTCTAACTCCATCAAGCGTGAACGTAAATGTTTATTTTCTACTTCTAAATGGACATTTTTTTCAGTTAAACTTTCAACGGTACTCTTCATTTCGCTTAAACGAAGAAGCATTTGTTTTAAGTCGTTTTCTATATTAGAAAATTCATCATGTAACGTTCTTTTGTCCATTAAACTCTTCCTTTTGCTAAAACTTTTATTTCCTCATGATCGTAATCAATCGGTACTTCTTTTCCAAATAGTCTTACTTTAATCACACGATCAAGTAAATTCAAACCTACCACACGGCCTTTTCCATCCGGTGTTTCTACTTCATAACCATAATCGGGTAACTCGCGACGTGCTTCTTCATACATATCATTTTCGTATTTTAGGCAACACATTAAACGACCACATAATCCTGATATTTTGGTTTGATTAAGTGATAAATTTTGATCTTTCGCCATCTTAATTGATACCGGCATAAAATCCCCTAAGAAGGTTGAACAACATAAGGGGCGACCACATGGACCAATGCCTCCCAAAATTTTCGCTTCGTCTCTAATACCTATTTGACGCAACTCAATTCTCGTTCTAAATTCAGACGCTAAATCTCTTACTAAATCACGAAAATCTACTCGACCATCTGATGTAAATTGAAACATTAACTTAGCGCGATCAAATGAATAATCTGCTTTAGCTAGTTTCATTTCTAAACCATGCTCTTTAATTTTCACTTTTGCTAACTTAAACGCATGATTAGCATCTTTAATGTTTTGTGCCTCTTGTTCTAAATCTTTTTTTGTTGCACTACGAAGGATACTTTTTAATCCTTCAGGTAGTTCTTCTTTAGATAATTCACGCTCTGCAATTGCGACATAGCCTAACTGTTGATTTTTATCAGTTTCGACTAAGACACGTTCATTATATGAGTATGTTTTATTAGCTTCTCCTAAAAAATAGTAAATTTGTCCTGCTTCTCTAAAACGAACTCCGACAACTTTAACCATAGCGCTCACCTCATTTTCTTAAGACATGTAATACCAATTGTTCTAACGTTACTTGGAACGGGACATTTACCTGCCATCTCTGCTCAGCTTGTAACACTTCTGTGGTCACACTCGCAATATCAGCTGCTGACCAATTGGCTAATTCTTTAAAGTTTGCTGTCTTTTCTCCTTGTATAAATAGGATTAAATAAGCAATCATTAATTGAAAACATCTGCTTTGCTGATGTTTGTCTTTACAATGTTTAACCACATGTTGCTGAATATATACAAAGCTGTAGGCATCTCGTTTAATTAAGTAATGTAACCACTTCTCCACTATCTCTTGTAATTCATTGAACCATTCATCGCTTGATAATG is drawn from Vagococcus xieshaowenii and contains these coding sequences:
- a CDS encoding aromatic acid exporter family protein — protein: MKIGLRTLKTAISAPIAIFIAQQLHLLNPASAGIIAILSLTSTKRSTLKVGFERLLSLTLALVLAFVVYHLVGYNALGFGLFLLVFITLSNGFKLNEGIAVNSVLISQFIVYQEMTLSNIINAYSLMMLGVGCALLANLYMPDLSSTLRHKQQNIDQSIQAIIRDYAKRLASHQTVTSQDEIIHAKEELASARRWAKTHTENHFFSDQSYFQSYFSMRELQLQSLERMANILREITVEDDKGLEIAYLLEETANEFSEENDGKLLLDKLQQVLYYYRQTNLPSDRQEFEYRANLFQLLLEFEHFLEIKKGFLS
- a CDS encoding FUSC family protein translates to MTVGQFRLGYRTMKTVLAVSICILVFSFFDNHTPVIACLSAIVALREDMPKTYSFGGLRVLGTIVGSIAAVLYYFMQQPFENKDLATFLLIPFFVGLLIVVNDGLNLNKGIVASEATFLIIVFTIPQNQALIYIFERTFDSFVGVFIALTINRLIKPPAESLEQQPTAKEKIVLLEQELAELKQEVNENTPQKK
- a CDS encoding DNA/RNA non-specific endonuclease codes for the protein MSKKSSKKAYKKSKWYTWGAIIVLILSLLGVKVPGVVTDFFEINNGTAKQTDVGHQTSTVPKESGKSTFTNKELELSNKGWITYQALDKLGRPTGADALLTKSMIGTGSKANKEIKPPGFISGLSPYGHSRGHLIGNQFGGSGNEKKNLVTIYQNPVNSPYMTSYEGKVRDVLNRGGVVRYRVVPLYDGDKLMPAAIEMQGKSLKGKALDFKVIIPNVVEQEATNE
- the rpoE gene encoding DNA-directed RNA polymerase subunit delta, with the translated sequence MEIKAFDGVNKEELSMIEVAHAILEERGEIIDFSDLVNQIQNYLGKSDSVIREELSQFYTDLNIDGSFISLGENRWGLRSWYPIDSIDEEVSNYQDEDEDDRPVRKKRKRVNAFIDSDEDAIDYNDDDPEDSDLSVDDDDYIDEDEDDEEIAEYNKDLSELGADDIDDEDDIPEGVEDELTIVHEDDLDSDLDYEDEEDEEEL
- a CDS encoding DUF1934 domain-containing protein, producing the protein MTERNDLPISIQLRTEIFQNEQMDEHYFDVLGQFVQVGDNIYIRYQEPVNKNEAEAQPVNVTIKIEPDGTVHLIRADHQRMRLSFSYQKEFEANYHTPYGIIPIKTVTNNLRVTLMDKPISGNVLIDYELHAGEDKLGVYHLRLQFTA
- a CDS encoding lipoate--protein ligase family protein, with protein sequence MLKNYYQFLTHLSPVLYDQAIITPERQFTPFAFTDMLTTQMSANGQPVLHYWQLDQSVILGMKDSRVPLFKDALTSLTDKGYHVMLRNSGGLGIVADQGILNISFILPNPDTHTLNISSAYELVMAIIQTAFADFSQTIEAKEITDSYCPGDYDLSINGQKFAGIAQRRIKNGISVMIYLSVNGNQQARGELMHAFYQIGLGDDFGSNGYPPVNPHSMANLETLLQTELSIDEVKSRVTAAFQQLFTTPLASMDEEYFTSDIATNEAMARQVERMTDRNELITTLIGGLDGDIV
- a CDS encoding HD domain-containing protein, with translation MEISYKHQLLPIEKVFKDPVHNDIQVQHQVILDLINAKEFQRLRRIKQLGTASFTFHGGEHSRFSHSLGVYEITRQICDIFERNFSIEKDPIDGWNDEERLVALCAALLHDVGHGPYSHTFEAIFSTNHEQFTVDIITSPFTEIYQILNKVEDGFPQKVASVITKQYPNQQVVQMISSQIDADRMDYLLRDAYFTGTQYGTFDLTRILRVIRPYNKGICFTTNGMHAVEDYIVSRYQMYMQVYFHPVSRGMEVILDHLLKYAEQLFKESPDFFERTSPLLVPFLEKSETLSDYLKLDDHVLNSYFMMWCDHPDETLSDLSKRFLNRKPLKSVKFVTGKDEPLIEDMKQLIEKIGYDTAIYTAINTSFDLPYDFYRPNAVSSRTQIELMEYDGTLIELSKQSSLVRALAGEIHGDERFYFPKEMLTQSDNLFNDIYRMFQCYIHNGKITKPN
- the yidA gene encoding sugar-phosphatase — translated: MSIKLVAIDIDGTLINSNHQLTEKTIEVIKKKAAEGMKIVIASGRPLIGMLEVVEQLGLTTEHDYIISYNGALAVKAHNHEPFVEHSLTYDDLVSLNALSKEVNAHYHYADLEAIYTPHRRINPYSVHEVTLTGMPLEHLPFEEVDPSKSICKLMFIDPEEEITRIMKEIPEYFHDRYNIVRSAPFFLEFLNKDASKGLTLKNLAEKLAIDPSEIMAIGDNENDISMLEYAGLGVAMGNATEKTKEYAQKITLSNDEDGVAYALENFTK
- the gloA gene encoding lactoylglutathione lyase, translating into MKMAHTCVRVKDLEASIEFYEKGFGFEVSRRREFPEHKFTLVYMVLPGDDYELELTYNYDHEAYDLGNGYGHIAIATDDLEGLHAKHSELGLNVTPLKNLPGVPPSYYFVIDPDGYKVEIVRFKK
- a CDS encoding NUDIX domain-containing protein, whose translation is MKSFNNSLEEKHYFETQATEQEFLAWYNRQEQPKYEKPSVTVDNVLFSYDKASDDLKILLIQRNTHPYRLSWALPGGFVNSNESTEQSCIRETKEETNVSITNANIEQLHTFSTPHRDPRGWVITVSYLAFIGEEPLVAGDDAKEAYWFSLVRDNHLLYLKHDKQEPIILDLNTEASIGQNQLAFDHSQIILKAFKRVENKMYHEPRILQVLGKDFSITDARKVFAKFLGVSYRNIDHSNFKKSLLPYLNEVGERPTGIGRPSKFYELTLNH
- the rsmI gene encoding 16S rRNA (cytidine(1402)-2'-O)-methyltransferase, with product MNRQKSYKELDSQGCLYLVPTPIGNLEDISYRALNILKTVDFVASEDTRNTQKLLNHFDIKVNQISFHEHNSQQRIPELIDYLQAGQSIAQVSDAGMPSISDPGHDLVKACIEENIRVISLPGATAGVTALIASGLPSDTFTFVGFLPRKKGEQKAIFQKLIGREETQIIYESPYRVKTTLENMLEIYPETHPVVLCRELTKIHEEYLRGSIRELLEYLGEHEIKGECCLMIGGGQEQLSTLHEEQLSLTIKEHVETLMSDNQLSSKAAIKEVAKLRGMKKQDIYKEYHDL
- a CDS encoding DNA replication initiation control protein YabA, which gives rise to MDKRTLHDEFSNIENDLKQMLLRLSEMKSTVESLTEKNVHLEVENKHLRSRLMELEKEASATSSGKNELSKSRMNLEKIYEEGFHVCNVYYGSRRENDEECAFCLDVIYGERK
- a CDS encoding PSP1 domain-containing protein, translated to MVKVVGVRFREAGQIYYFLGEANKTYSYNERVLVETDKNQQLGYVAIAERELSKEELPEGLKSILRSATKKDLEQEAQNIKDANHAFKLAKVKIKEHGLEMKLAKADYSFDRAKLMFQFTSDGRVDFRDLVRDLASEFRTRIELRQIGIRDEAKILGGIGPCGRPLCCSTFLGDFMPVSIKMAKDQNLSLNQTKISGLCGRLMCCLKYENDMYEEARRELPDYGYEVETPDGKGRVVGLNLLDRVIKVRLFGKEVPIDYDHEEIKVLAKGRV